The proteins below are encoded in one region of Nilaparvata lugens isolate BPH chromosome X, ASM1435652v1, whole genome shotgun sequence:
- the LOC111049285 gene encoding uncharacterized protein LOC111049285 — protein sequence MEEVKGLSEFETSDEDIGVVLEKKTKKRKVTGRLRDVAKRLRVQSHEAGSDCKCRGKCFEVIPLAARDNVIKNFNLLETTNEQNSYLCGLISLVPVQRRRPRVEQANALLKDVTCKYKVRCIVENKVTEFPVCRKAFTAIHGITKKKVEFLINSLKLTGRSPKDQRGKHKNRKHRHNAEVIDSVKAHIDSFNGRGAHYSTKDTSKKYLPEDLSINKMHKLFMEKYPDIKVSYESYRSVFNNDFNISFGYPRTDTCSFCDEHNIKLECLKIELKEIKDDEKKAEAETKVREVEIQLKLHLKKAEKFYQLKAKARKLSKKPGGYTAVCMDFGKNLCVPNITSNDAYYKRQLSVFCFNIHNLGKNDSLFYLYPESEGKKGSANVCDLLFHFVNNYLSEQVEHLHIFADSCGGQNKNINIIRFLHYLVHTRKQFKSIQVTYPIRGHSYLECDKQMGLINSKFGAELPCDWVDHFREARQNPRPFEVEEVDHTFWHEWSNFLGLTYKKKLTVPTRPIKELKITEEAERLLYYRHNYNGPWYNVVITLPQRKRFCVEKTTLPTASYKGKLPIQQEKYADIIDLSKFCKKKEAVTYFKELPHSDVRNRK from the exons ATGGAAGAAGTTAAAGGTTTAAGTGAATTTGAAACTAGTGATGAAGATATTGGTGTTGTTTtagaaaagaaaacaaaaaagagGAAGGTCACAGGTAGGTTAAGGGACGTTGCTAAGAGACTGAGAGTGCAGAGTCATGAAGCAGGTAGTGACTGTAAATGTAGGGGTAAATGTTTTGAAGTTATTCCATTAGCTGCTAGAGATAATGTGATCAAAAACTTTAATTTGTTAGAAACTACAAATGAGCAGAATTCATACTTGTGTGGTCTCATATCCCTTGTTCCTGTTCAGCGCCGTCGGCCAAGAGTAGAACAGGCGAATGCTTTGTTAAAAGATGTTACATGTAAATACAAAGTTCGATGCATTGtggaaaataaagtaactgagTTTCCAGTTTGCCGTAAAGCATTTACTGCTATTCATGGCATAACTAAAAAAAAGGttgaatttcttattaataGTTTGAAACTAACTGGTCGTTCACCAAAGGATCAGAGAGGAAAACATAAAAATCGAAAACATCGACACAATGCTGAAGTGATTGATTCTGTAAAAGCTCACATTGACAGCTTCAATGGTCGTGGAGCACATTATTCAACAAAAGACACTAGTAAGAAGTACCTTCCAGAAGATCTCAGCATAAATAAGATGCATAAGCTTTTTATGGAGAAATACCCAGACATAAAAGTGTCATATGAGTCATATAGATCAGTCTTCAATAATGATTTCAATATTTCCTTCGGTTACCCAAGGACTGATACATGTAGCTTCTGTGATGAACACAACATTAAGCTTGAATGTTTGAAAATAGAGCTGAAAGAAATTAAAGATGATGAAAAGAAGGCTGAAGCTGAAACCAAAGTGAGAGAAGTTGAAATACAGTTGAAGCTTCATTTGAAAAAAGCTGAGAAGTTTTATCAACTCAAAGCTAAAGCAAGGAAACTTTCTAAGAAACCTGGTGGCTATACTGCAGTATGTATGGACTTCGGTAAAAATTTATGTGTGCCAAATATTACTAGCAATGATGCATATTACAAACGGCAGctttctgtattttgttttaaCATTCACAATTTGGGAAAAAATGATAGTTTATTCTACTTGTATCCAGAAAGTGAAGGAAAAAAAGGGAGTGCTAATGTATGTGACCTGTTATTTCATTTTGTCAACAATTATTTATCAGAACAAGTTGAACACCTCCATATATTTGCTGACTCATGTGGAggacaaaataaaaacattaatataataagatttttGCATTACCTCGTTCATACTAGGAAACAATTCAAGAGCATCCAAGTGACATATCCAATTAGAGGCCACAGCTACTTGGAATGTGACAAACAAATGGGTCTAATCAACTCAAAGTTTGGGGCAGAGCTACCGTGCGATTGGGTTGACCACTTCAGGGAAGCAAGGCAGAATCCACGACCCTTTGAAGTTGAAGAAGTTGATCATACATTTTGGCATGAATGGTCCAATTTCTTAGGTTTGACTTACAAGAAGAAATTGACTGTACCTACAAGACCAATAAAAGAGCTGAAAATTACCGAGGAGGCAGAAAGATTACTGTATTATAGACACAACTATAATGGACCATGGTACAATGTAGTAATCACGCTGCCACAACGGAAGAGATTTTGTGTTGAAAAAACTACACTACCTACTGCTTCATATAAAG GAAAACTGCCTATCCAACAAGAAAAGTATGCCGACATCATAGATCTTTCAAAATTTTGTAAGAAGAAGGAGGCTGTGACGTATTTTAAGGAATTGCCACACAGTGATGTGAGAAATAGGAAATGA